In Archocentrus centrarchus isolate MPI-CPG fArcCen1 chromosome 16, fArcCen1, whole genome shotgun sequence, a single window of DNA contains:
- the lmtk3 gene encoding uncharacterized protein lmtk3 produces the protein MRPHCWVMVALAGIMSYFSPERVLGAPQREVSQSRAASLSPPPYVVILISCSGLVSFVLLLLTCLCCKRGGVGFNEFDNADGEECSGGSSPIQEDSLSSCPSLPEVYTLPVRDRPNCPTLQDGGDSKSQCFKRHTLNYLQEIGNGWFGKVILAEVLCDCSSSQAVVKELRVSASPLEQRKFLAESEPYRSLKHPNILQCLGQCSESIPFLLVMEFCQLGDLKRYLRAQRKSDGMTPDLPTRDLLTLQRMAFEITSGLLHLHENNYIHSDLALRNCLLTSDLTVRIGDYGLSHNHYKEDYYLTPDKLWIPLRWIAPELLEEYRGSLIVTDQTKTSNVWSLGVVIWELFEFGSQPHRHLSDEEVLTFVIRERQITLAQPRLKLSHADYWYEIMQSCWLPPSQRPSVAEIFLLLSSLLAAERGMARESVGEEDEEDEEYEEGRGRRGESEESFERRWDLLRPPAFQTAANERQREREYSREDRDNSYPLLDPVGNCITPSTSELDDILTVTETSKGLNFEYFWEKAHARRGYKPLAPPQPIPTVNNNHRQSLDTPTVVPVISARSPSLASEYYIRLEEHTPQDKSPALKGKAQSFFRPDSACPGDMELVEIRSGMLGKERVPYCLSDKCAKGLQTVRSSEVQLQLPNTGVAEFRDTSSRVTDFSIVDLGDDDEVERKKSSEVDKKSSTSSQAPVLPPKPRSMSMSSANPLHSRPLPAPPLGYRGLPHYTIGGKIETDPHHMSTCPSSTFDHLGLHRARQALPPSPSLSPSLPPSSHPIYPQPPQMCPPPLPPHSKPQRTCPSYNTGDIHLRYSKPQIQRSNRDPVTCDFSNRESALHMSKETSHSRAKDFDSPIRRENPLRPIYRNLPRPQPANPLMDRQSSSSPTYSDEDDSPFMSPERPSCGTTVTHSSLSEDADPATAELFSRGMKRTQSRLDTILPAIWKEDAELQAERVAAAKKSPMHLFLTEISSVTELSESKSEGSYAGEKEEKREGERLGNFMLPNRGMRRSQSLITELGSAGQSWGPEEHISVGAEEDDTVTKESFQGDLFLTEIDTGKMDTDTEGVPENDPVKYLYPAGSRLRPYVCAPGLPSYTEAEEAYSKGIRRSRSLLSEITSEKHDSKMHFTEKEPRRSEMTREEFLKEIQSAETFLTEIISRQNTAANRKEADSSYSPTPVSPEYESICIDPNSTQTISFQSESSIRAANKGKDDTQTEAIYAQVTKRAKKSEIKISMKPDIPILHIGSNKLDSQVNNTDHCQSGEFVFSEIMPKNGLLHNQSPMSQREEEDCSDGPALPARGEQTDLSEHFPTESTEKVQESNTVKLHENQSLTTNEAEKTAVIGNGEIMGDDLQAHSPDREAQTGGKADSTSYDPEKTADMENSKNFGSRVNESFAETERENSFQNNEDGHTAQEAPTPSTPDLDPSSDVSLVTPTDSVLSPFTSSSADCLTPSDSWTGGGGGVGMGSSGWRALGNETPHRDSAYFSDSEWEGDGMNRRSSDGLVAPRPGSGRGGDRGILTGIEEKTEEEGEIGEKSPLRNSIHMSDNTTETGEGRTIESCEEKGVLYPENHISHLGNDKDILNKGLRSAQRDDSGIFHNESKKSALLCDDPQNKDCVDLIDKLFSKLDDEPLKGLSHSSGYMIDSHYTDGIISQITDCKYQDSEQSDLNLYSKSPAETNSLISVESDSHSNSCMFGLSNKDYKSVTETDNDLTLFNSPKSGNEAVESVAPSQAENTESRLSQLCDIQSSNVILGDESLPNDDRDFADEKASGLMCPWAEQGVEEPERCEERPCLDHNELGLRNLRCSDGGEASEVTTETEDQKAAAEKSPLRGAASGMDSANNVDNNSCEGLNVTTKELWSALEMEEERPGSGVLRDEFDCNRFSQLRDLRLWPDENDQWASPERRCQGVELRSEFFSGFGNKAWEVGERLVVGQEYWEAEENDELAGSEPHPAVLEGCEETWNNETQGLNGSLHIKEMWDSDREIQQTVADIQQEENIEILGEIDCLKKDLKSDILHVEVENIEIPEEETLEGGQRQNSSSTEAARDREGRLDSTETAENQNFNRWPQNQLCNIQREDVTSAVHADREAGSNIENCFSHTVEHKSSNISICITEAPHVNFSQLENVDLDFDLEAETRPWHARQYIEESINMKVVEDYRDVPLPANTSDLDANEEIDQSYPQEADNFSSVDFPSPPPSIDLDLQDDKLESLDDSFPSPPPSVIEGEDFISHINLEDFITSTETEQFISPVHNTDVSDTPLQESPPATTQSKGISANLNLPSVHITLNDENILTSSIESEDDHNNLAQKTSPTMPSAPQDPLNNLPQLLISEWKDLDEEPLEDFEKLEQLCYISGDEEETLGDLFLGSLELLESLKKTPDHKGSSADPVSETCDASIPEGNRMDLKEDEKLVESVQPMILDSHDSLTPQDERSDGQRSPGQMSDVKDQGSLSKMTTKNGLMMQVCEERLQFSLSENVKTNVLWGTTVKDTVMLRTWGEQVTESSSDLVTMKEQREEEGDSQEEQEAAPAIQPPMEPDEPKTEPLTVIEQPEVPLPQLTANQAMKAKLARLSLTLPPLALSLPLTPTGKGGFGDGAIGNRIGRRRGLSSGSDPDEEEEDEQEDESSRRVIVVTETDVDKRVGLRSLLKSPKEPMDREKDRGRNVSFFDDVTIYLFDQETPTNELSNSTPTSPAAVSIKNTKLDLHGPKIKESKRKEDLPVKPRSPVGANPVTSSRFTVSPADDPHLV, from the exons ATGCGGCCACACTGCTGGGTGATGGTAGCGCTGGCGGGGATCATGTCGTACTTCAGCCCGGAGAGAGTCCTCGGAGCACCGCAGAGGGAAG TTTCTCAGTCCAGGGCTGcatccctctctcctccaccttACGTCGTCATCCTCATCTCTTGCTCGGGGCTTGTCTCTTTTGTTCTGCTGCTCCTCACCTGCCTGTGCTGTAAGAGAGGAGGAGTGGGGTTCAAT GAGTTTGACAACGCAGATGGGGAGGAGTGCTCTGGAGGCTCCAGTCCCATCCAGGAGGACAGCCTGTCATCATGTCCCTCCCTCCCCGAGGTCTACACCTTGCCAGTTAGAGACCGACCCAACTGCCCCACCCTGCAGGATGGAGGAG ATTCCAAATCTCAGTGCTTCAAAAGGCACACTTTAAACTATCTTCAGGAGATAGGAAATGGCTGGTTTGGAAAG GTGATTCTGGCTGAAGTGCTGTGTGACTGCAGCTCCTCGCAGGCTGTGGTGAAGGAGCTGCGTGTCAGTGCCAGCCCTCTGGAGCAGAGGAAGTTCTTGGCTGAGTCTGAGCCGTACAG GAGCCTTAAACATCCCAACATCCTTCAGTGTTTGGGACAGTGCAGTGAGAGCATCCCCTTCCTCCTGGTTATGGAATTCTGTCAGCTG GGTGACTTGAAGAGGTATCTGCGAGCCCAGCGTAAGTCAGATGGGATGACTCCAGACCTGCCAACCCGGGACCTGTTGACACTTCAGAGAATGGCGTTTGAGATCACCTCGGGTCTGCTGCATCTTCACGAAAACAACTACATCCACAG TGATCTGGCTTTAAGAAACTGCCTTCTGACCTCAGACCTCACTGTTAGGATAGGTGACTACGGCCTCTCACACAACCATTATAAG GAGGACTATTACCTAACTCCAGACAAACTATGGATTCCTCTGCGATGGATTGCTCCTGAGCTGCTGGAGGAGTACAGAGGATCTCTTATTGTTACAGATCAAACCAAGACCAGCAATGTGTG gtCCTTGGGGGTGGTGATATGGGAGCTGTTTGAGTTTGGCTCTCAGCCCCACAGACACTTGAGTGATGAAGAGGTGTTGACCTTTGTCATTAGGGAGCGACAGATCACACTTGCCCAGCCAAGATTGAAGCTCTCCCATGCAGACTACTG GTATGAGATCATGCAGTCCTGCTGGCTACCTCCGTCGCAGCGCCCTTCAGTGGCTGAGATAttcctccttctctcctccctcttgGCTGCTGAGCGAGGAATGGCAAGGGAGAGTGTCGgggaagaagatgaagaggatgaggagtATGAGGAGGGCAGAGGAAGGAGAGGGGAGAGCGAGGAGTCATTTGAAAGACGCTGGGATTTACTCCGTCCACCTGCCTTTCAGACTGCAGCAAACGAGCGCCAAAGGGAGAGGGAGTACAGCAGGGAAGACAGAGACAACTCCTACCCCCTACTGGACCCCGTGGGGAACTGTATTACTCCGTCCACCTCTGAACTGGATGACATCCTGACAGTCACCGAAACTAGCAAAGGCTTGAACTTTGAGTATTTCTGGGAGAAGGCTCATGCCAGACGAGGTTACAAACCTCTTGCTCCTCCTCAGCCAATCCCAACTGTGAACAATAACCACAGACAGTCTTTGGACACTCCTACTGTCGTCCCAGTGATAAGCGCCCGCAGCCCGTCCCTTGCCAGTGAGTACTACATCAGACTAGAGGAGCACACTCCCCAAGACAAGTCGCCAGCCCTCAAAGGGAAGGCACAGTCCTTTTTTCGTCCTGATTCAGCTTGTCCTGGAGACATGGAGCTTGTGGAGATCCGCAGTGGGATGCTGGGCAAAGAGCGAGTCCCTTATTGCTTGTCTGACAAGTGTGCAAAGGGCCTCCAGACCGTCCGATCGAGCGAGGTTCAGCTCCAGTTGCCCAACACAGGTGTGGCTGAATTCAGAGACACTTCAAGCAGAGTGACTGACTTTTCTATAGTCGATTTAGGCGATGATGATGaagtggagaggaaaaaaagcagtgaGGTAGATAAAAAATCGTCCACAAGTTCTCAAGCTCCCGTCCTCCCTCCCAAGCCTCGTTCTATGTCCATGTCATCGGCCAATCCTCTTCACTCACGCCCTCTTCCCGCCCCTCCGCTTGGATATAGAGGACTGCCTCACTACACTATCGGCGGAAAAATTGAGACAGACCCCCATCACATGAGCACCTGCCCGTCGTCTACCTTTGACCACCTTGGGCTTCATCGAGCCCGACAGGCTCTTCCACCCTCCCCATCCCTATCCCCCTCCCTTCCCCCATCAAGTCATCCAATTTATCCTCAACCTCCTCAAAtgtgtcctcctcctcttcctccccactcCAAACCACAAAGGActtgccccagctacaacacaGGGGACATTCACTTGAGATATAGTAAGCCCCAAATTCAGAGATCCAACAGAGACCCGGTAACCTGTGATTTTTCCAATAGAGAGAGTGCACTGCACATGTCCAAGGAGACTTCTCACTCACGTGCAAAAGACTTTGACTCTCCTATACGTCGAGAAAACCCTTTGCGCCCTATTTATCGAAATTTACCCCGCCCTCAGCCTGCAAATCCCCTAATGGACAGGCAGTCTTCATCAAGTCCAACCTACTCAGACGAGGACGACTCTCCTTTCATGTCCCCTGAGAGACCCAGCTGTGGGACGACTGTCACTCACTCCAGCCTATCTGAAGATGCAGACCCAGCTACTGCAGAGCTTTTCTCCAGGGGAATGAAAAGGACTCAGTCACGCCTTGACACTATCCTGCCTGCAATTTGGAAGGAAGATGCTGAACTTCAGGCGGAACGTGTCGCTGCGGCCAAGAAATCCCCCATGCATCTGTTTCTGACGGAGATATCTAGTGTGACAGAGCTGAGTGAGTCCAAGTCAGAAGGTTCATATGCaggggagaaggaggagaaaagagaaggagaaagattGGGGAATTTCATGCTGCCCAACAGAGGAATGCGTCGCTCCCAGTCACTGATCACAGAGCTGGGTTCAGCAGGACAGTCATGGGGACCAGAGGAACATATCAGTGTAGGAGCTGAGGAGGACGATACTGTCACTAAAGAATCATTCCAGGGGGATCTTTTTCTCACAGAGATTGACACAGGAAAGATGGACACGGATACAGAAGGTGTGCCAGAAAACGATCCAGTAAAATACCTCTATCCTGCAGGATCCCGATTGAGGCCCTATGTCTGCGCTCCAGGCCTCCCCTCGTACACTGAGGCAGAGGAAGCCTACTCCAAAGGCATACGGAGATCCCGCTCGCTCCTGTCTGAGATCACGTCAGAAAAGCATGATTCTAAAATGCATTTTACTGAGAAAGAGCCACGGAGAAGTGAAATGACCAGAGAGGAGTTTCTGAAAGAGATCCAATCAGCAGAGACCTTTCTGACTGAAATCATATCGAGACAAAACACTGCTGCAAACAGGAAGGAAGCAGATTCATCTTACTCCCCTACTCCAGTGTCCCCTGAATATGAGTCCATATGCATTGACCCAAACTCCACTCAGACCATCAGCTTTCAGTCAGAAAGCTCCATACGAGCGGCCAACAAAGGCAAAGATGATACACAGACTGAGGCCATCTATGCCCAAGTGACCAAACGTGCTAAGAAGAGTGAGATAAAAATTTCCATGAAACCTGACATCCCCATTCTTCACATCGGATCAAACAAACTGGACAGCCAAGTAAATAATACTGACCACTGCCAGTCTGgtgagtttgtgttttctgaaatcaTGCCTAAAAACGGTTTACTACATAACCAATCACCCATGtctcagagagaagaggaggattGTTCTGATGGCCCTGCGTTACCTGCCAGAGGAGAGCAAACAGATCTTTCTGAGCACTTTCCTACTGAatccacagagaaggttcaggAATCCAACACTGTGAAACTGCATGAGAACCAATCGCTCACTACAAATGAAGCTGAAAAGACTGCTGTTATAGGCAATGGTGAGATAATGGGAGATGACCTACAGGCCCACAGTCCTGACAGAGAAGCTCAAACAGGGGGAAAGGCTGATAGCACATCTTATGATCCTGAGAAAACAGCTGATATGGAGAACTCTAAAAATTTTGGTTCTCGTGTTAATGAAAGCTttgcagaaacagaaagagaaaactcATTTCAGAACAATGAAGATGGTCATACTGCCCAGGAGGCACCAACTCCAAGCACTCCAGACTTGGACCCATCCTCTGATGTTTCACTCGTCACCCCCACCGACTCAGTCCTTTCACCTTTCACTTCCAGCTCAGCTGACTGCCTCACACCTAGTGACTCATGGAcgggaggtggtggaggagtaGGAATGGGAAGCAGTGGATGGCGGGCTCTGGGAAATGAAACGCCACATCGAGACTCTGCATATTTCTCGGATAGTGAGTGGGAGGGTGACGGGATGAATAGGAGGAGCAGTGACGGACTTGTTGCCCCCAGGCCTGGAAGCGGTCGAGGAGGTGATCGAGGAATACTGACAGGGATAGAGGAGAAAACCgaagaggagggagagattGGAGAAAAGAGTCCATTAAGAAACAGTATACACATGTCAGATAACACAACAGAAACTGGAGAAGGGAGGACTATTGAGAGTTGTGAAGAGAAGGGTGTACTGTATCCTGAAAATCACATCTCTCATTTAGGTAATGACAAAGATATTCTAAACAAAGGGCTGAGGTCTGCTCAGAGAGATGATTCTGGCATTTTCCATAACGAGAGCAAAAAGTCAGCTCTACTGTGTGACGATCCACAGAACAAGGACTGTGTGGACTTAATTGATAAGTTGTTTTCTAAATTAGATGATGAGCCACTTAAAGGGCTCTCACACAGCAGTGGGTACATGATAGACAGCCATTACACAGATGGCATAATTTCTCAAATAACAGACTGCAAATACCAGGACTCGGAACAGAGTGACTTAAATCTATATTCGAAGAGCCCCGCTGAGACAAATAGCTTGATCAGTGTTGAATCTGACAGCCACTCAAATAGCTGCATGTTTGGACTGAGCAACAAAGATTATAAAAGTGTTACAGAGACAGATAATGATCTCACTCTGTTCAATTCTCCCAAATCTGGGAATGAAGCTGTGGAATCTGTAGCACCATCCCAAGCTGAAAACACAGAGTCCAGATTATCTCAACTTTGTGACATTCAAAGCAGCAATGTCATACTTGGAGATGAAAGCCTGCCAAATGATGATAGGGATTTTGCTGATGAGAAAGCAAGTGGTCTGATGTGTCCTTGGGCTGAGCAGGGCGTTGAAGAGCCCGAGCGATGTGAAGAGAGGCCTTGTCTGGACCACAATGAACTGGGCTTGAGAAACCTTCGCTGCTCAGATGGCGGGGAGGCGAGCGAGGTCACAACAGAGACAGAGGACCAGAAGGCTGCTGCAGAGAAGTCACCCCTGAGGGGAGCAGCAAGTGGCATGGACTCTGCTAACAATGTGGATAACAACTCCTGTGAAGGGCTAAATGTGACAACTAAGGAGTTATGGAGTGCTCTGGAGATGGAGGAGGAAAGACCAGGATCCGGAGTGCTTAGGGATGAGTTTGACTGTAACCGCTTTTCACAGTTAAGGGACTTACGTTTGTGGCCAGATGAAAATGACCAGTGGGCCTCCCCAGAGAGGAGGTGTCAAGGAGTCGAGCTGAGATCTGAATTTTTCTCTGGGTTTGGGAATAAGGCGTGGGAGGTGGGCGAGAGGCTTGTTGTGGGTCAGGAATATTGGGAGGCTGAAGAAAATGATGAACTGGCAGGAAGTGAACCTCACCCTGCTGTCTTGGAGGGCTGTGAGGAAACCTGGAACAATGAAACACAAGGACTAAATGGCAGTCTTCATATTAAGGAAATGTGGGACTCAGACAGAGAAATCCAACAGACAGTAGCAGACATACAGCAAGAGGAAAACATTGAGATCCTGGGGGAAATTGACTGCCTTAAGAAAGACCTAAAAAGTGACATCTTACATGTGGAAGTAGAGAATATAGAAATACCAGAGGAAGAGACCTTGGAGGGAGGACAGAGGCAGAATTCATCATCCACAGAGGCAGCCAGGGACAGGGAAGGTCGGCTGGACTccacagagacagcagagaaTCAAAATTTTAACAGATGGCCTCAGAATCAACTCTGCAACATCCAGAGGGAGGATGTGACATCGGCCGTGCATGCTGACAGAGAGGCAGGCTCTAATATCGAAAACTGTTTCAGCCACACCGTAGAACACAAAAGCTCAAATATATCCATTTGCATCACTGAAGCTCCTCATGTGAACTTTTCAcaactggaaaatgttgattTGGACTTCGATTTGGAAGCAGAAACGAGACCATGGCATGCTAGGCAGTACATAGAAGAAAGTATAAATATGAAAGTCGTGGAGGATTACAGAGATGTGCCCCTGCCAGCTAATACCAGTGACCTTGATGCAAACGAGGAGATAGATCAGTCGTATCCACAAGAGGCTGACAATTTCAGCTCAGTAGATTTTCCAAGTCCTCCACCAAGCATAGACCTTGATCTGCAAGATGATAAACTGGAGAGTTTAGATGACTCTTTTCCTAGTCCACCACCATCTGTGATAGAGGGAGAAGACTTTATTAGTCACATTAATCTAGAAGACTTTATTACCAGTACTGAGACAGAGCAGTTTATTTCCCCAGTACACAACACAGATGTTTCAGACACACCTCTGCAAGAATCACCACCTGCTACAACTCAAAGTAAAGGGATCTCTGCCAATCTCAACCTCCCCTCTGTGCATATAACACTGAACGATGAGAACATCCTTACGTCCAGCATAGAAAGTGAGGATGATCATAATAACCTGGCCCAGAAAACATCCCCCACAATGCCTTCTGCACCTCAAGATCCCCTGAACAACCTCCCACAGCTATTGATTTCTGAGTGGAAGGACTTGGATGAGGAGCCTCTGGAGGACTTTGAAAAACTGGAACAACTGTGCTACATATCTGGCGATGAAGAGGAAACTCTGGGGGACCTTTTCTTGGGCAGCCTAGAACTTCTGGAGTCTTTGAAGAAAACACCTGATCACAAAGGTAGCAGTGCTGATCCAGTTAGTGAAACATGTGACGCCTCTATTCCTGAGGGGAACAGGATGGATTTAAAGGAGGATGAGAAGCTGGTTGAATCTGTACAACCCATGATCCTGGATTCCCACGACAGCCTGACACCTCAAGACGAGAGGAGTGATGGACAGAGATCACCAGGTCAAATGTCTGATGTCAAGGACCAGGGATCTCTCTCCAAGATGACAACTAAGAATGGCCTAATGATGCAG gTGTGTGAGGAGAGGTTGCAGTTCTCACttagtgaaaatgtgaaaacaaatgTGCTTTGGGGGACAACTGTTAAAGATACTGTCATGCTCCGGACATGGGGGGAACAGgtcacagagagcagcagtgatCTGGTCACCATGAAAgaacaaagagaggaagagggggaCAG tcAAGAGGAGCAGGAAGCTGCCCCTGCCATTCAGCCCCCCATGGAGCCTGATGAACCTAAAACTGAGCCACTCACTGTGATTGAACAACCTGAGGTCCCGTTACCTCAGCTTACTGCAAACCAAGCAATGAAAG CAAAGCTAGCTCGCCTCTCTCTCACCCTCCCGCCCCTCGCTCTGAGTCTTCCCCTCACCCCTACCGGAAAAGGGGGATTTGGGGACGGGGCCATCGGAAATCGGATTGGAAGACGAAGAGGTCTTTCATCTGGGAGCGATCccgatgaggaagaggaggatgaacaGGAGGACGAAAGCTCCCGGAGGGTGATTGTAGTCACAGAAACAGATGTGGACAAACGTGTCGGGCTCAGGAGTCTGCTGAAATCACCCAAGGAGCCGATGGAcagagagaaggacagaggAAGAAATGTGTCCTTTTTTGATGATGTCACAATCTATCTTTTTGATCAG GAAACTCCAACTAATGAGTTGAGCAATTCAACGCCCACAAGTCCAGCTGCAGTGTCCATCAAAAACACTAAGTTGGATTTGCACG gGCCAAAAATCAAAGaatcaaaaaggaaagaggaTTTACCAGTCAAACCAAGGTCGCCTGTCGGGGCAAATCCAGTGACTTCATCGCGCTTCACCGTCAGCCCGGCTGACGACCCACACTTGGTGTGA